Proteins encoded by one window of Cylindrospermum stagnale PCC 7417:
- a CDS encoding ATP-binding protein — translation MGTLGNEVNCPVLPIMSHRDHTPLSQFSSPRLTKSLSTVETWGFGLTSHISWTALVPTIHAALGSQAIFVWIPAVIVGMLLNYQVKRLGMHFMDVAGGTPNYATKLLRRYPKLACYAAIAYILAWISYLAVNTIVLRDLIKVNLAALGIACPVIFLDIGLTLLPFVVAFSGTRALSILHVFFVIPALGLLITFCMQGLGWLAFSPDSPGFFPSSWSSLNFVDWAKWFFFVTYTTYGCETASSFVADSRHPSQTLRFLDIAAWMMPPIFLGGSWVVMRLATAPDLKDSAFLNFLAAATPFWGKSAAVSVTFLLVASCLLGSATVVSNCPRILYQLALDQHISPVFSVVTRRGVFVPALSLTLLFCLIYLFWGDVARIVAVGNIGWFVSLMLLHLGLWLQRKHSFVLLPWISLAILLLEIVVLLVGGTAWGWGNLIIGLLFPIGVMGIDQVIRRVAFPPFHLSWWMRRYQSRPSVIIKDSVMLQVSILIFLLCSAVGVGWLFGVKLNKAANAGGENLVVVLLMIVAFVGVAIACWTSLPQIVALTEARVAAEHLFNVAQDSILVVDNQGIIRQANPATASFFNVNPLQLLGQHLQQWLPELTNYPEQWAKRSEHTLLHNNQTRTLEVSISDRKDQDFQEYVVIIHDISQRKQAEEILRREEAQLRQEAQQLANQLVQSEKMSSLGQLVAGVAHEINNPVNFIYGNLAPTSEYIQDLIRLLQLYQQHYPQPVPEIQTQAEAIDLNFLLADLPKSLNSMTVGAQRIKEIVLSLRNFSRLDESEIKAVDIHEGIDSTLMILANRLKSNPNNPEIQVIKEYSNLPLVECYAGQLNQVLMNILVNAIDALEESFVSKQLSTNKPQIIISTELTADNQVIIRIADNGSGMTTTVQQRLFDPFFTTKPVGKGTGLGLSISYKIITEKHGGELKCNSAPDQGTEFVIIIPLHQ, via the coding sequence ATGGGAACTCTAGGAAATGAGGTTAACTGCCCAGTGCTACCAATAATGTCCCATCGCGACCATACTCCTCTGAGCCAATTTTCATCCCCTCGTTTAACCAAAAGCCTGAGTACCGTTGAAACTTGGGGCTTCGGTCTGACATCTCATATTTCCTGGACAGCTTTGGTACCAACAATTCATGCTGCTTTGGGTTCACAAGCTATTTTCGTCTGGATACCCGCCGTAATTGTGGGCATGCTGCTCAACTATCAAGTAAAACGCTTGGGTATGCATTTCATGGATGTAGCTGGCGGGACACCCAACTATGCCACTAAGCTGCTGAGACGCTACCCAAAATTAGCTTGCTATGCCGCAATTGCATATATCCTCGCTTGGATTTCTTACTTGGCAGTTAATACAATCGTACTCAGAGATTTAATTAAAGTGAATTTGGCGGCGTTGGGCATTGCCTGTCCGGTAATATTTCTAGATATTGGCTTAACGCTGTTGCCATTTGTCGTCGCTTTTAGTGGTACTCGCGCCTTGAGTATCTTGCATGTGTTTTTTGTGATTCCCGCCTTAGGATTGCTAATCACCTTTTGTATGCAGGGTTTAGGCTGGTTAGCCTTTTCTCCAGACAGTCCTGGATTTTTTCCTAGCAGTTGGTCATCTCTGAACTTTGTGGACTGGGCAAAATGGTTCTTTTTCGTTACCTATACAACCTACGGTTGTGAAACAGCTTCTTCCTTTGTCGCTGATAGCCGCCACCCCAGCCAGACACTGCGCTTTCTAGATATTGCTGCTTGGATGATGCCACCCATCTTTCTAGGGGGATCTTGGGTTGTGATGCGGTTAGCAACTGCTCCCGACCTCAAAGACAGTGCTTTCCTCAATTTTTTGGCGGCTGCCACCCCCTTCTGGGGAAAATCAGCTGCTGTTAGTGTTACCTTTTTGCTGGTAGCTTCTTGTCTACTAGGTTCGGCAACCGTCGTTTCTAATTGCCCGCGAATATTGTATCAGCTAGCTTTAGACCAGCACATTTCTCCAGTGTTTTCTGTGGTGACGCGCCGGGGTGTGTTTGTACCTGCTTTGAGCTTGACATTATTGTTTTGCTTGATTTATCTGTTTTGGGGAGATGTCGCTCGAATTGTGGCTGTTGGCAACATTGGTTGGTTCGTCTCCTTGATGTTATTGCATCTGGGGCTTTGGCTACAACGTAAACACTCATTCGTTTTGCTTCCCTGGATATCTTTGGCTATTCTGCTGTTAGAAATTGTGGTGCTGCTGGTAGGTGGAACTGCTTGGGGTTGGGGAAACTTGATCATTGGGCTGCTATTTCCCATTGGCGTCATGGGAATTGATCAGGTAATCCGCCGTGTGGCTTTTCCTCCGTTCCATCTAAGTTGGTGGATGCGACGATATCAATCCCGACCTTCAGTCATTATTAAAGACTCAGTGATGCTGCAAGTGAGCATCCTGATTTTTTTGCTGTGCAGTGCAGTTGGGGTGGGCTGGTTATTTGGTGTCAAGCTGAATAAAGCGGCAAATGCGGGGGGTGAGAATTTAGTTGTGGTGCTGCTGATGATAGTGGCTTTTGTGGGAGTTGCGATCGCCTGTTGGACAAGTTTACCCCAAATAGTCGCCTTGACAGAAGCCAGAGTTGCAGCCGAACACCTGTTTAACGTAGCCCAAGATAGTATTTTAGTCGTAGACAACCAAGGCATTATCCGCCAAGCCAACCCCGCAACCGCATCTTTCTTTAATGTCAACCCATTGCAGTTATTGGGACAACATCTGCAACAATGGCTCCCCGAATTAACCAACTATCCAGAACAATGGGCAAAGCGCAGCGAACACACCCTACTCCACAACAATCAAACCAGAACTCTCGAAGTTTCCATCTCCGACCGCAAAGACCAAGATTTTCAGGAATACGTCGTCATCATCCACGACATTAGCCAACGCAAACAGGCAGAGGAAATATTGAGACGAGAAGAAGCGCAATTGCGGCAAGAAGCCCAGCAACTAGCTAACCAACTGGTGCAAAGCGAAAAGATGTCTAGCTTGGGGCAATTGGTGGCAGGTGTGGCCCATGAAATCAATAACCCAGTCAATTTTATCTATGGCAACCTTGCACCTACTAGTGAATACATCCAAGATTTAATCAGACTATTGCAACTTTACCAGCAGCATTATCCCCAGCCAGTCCCAGAAATTCAAACCCAGGCAGAAGCCATCGACTTAAATTTCCTGCTCGCAGACTTGCCCAAATCCCTCAATTCGATGACAGTAGGTGCCCAGAGAATTAAAGAAATTGTTTTATCTCTGCGAAACTTCTCTCGCTTGGATGAGTCAGAAATCAAAGCCGTGGATATCCATGAGGGTATTGATAGTACGCTGATGATTTTGGCTAATCGTCTCAAATCTAATCCAAATAATCCAGAAATTCAGGTAATTAAAGAGTATAGCAACTTACCATTAGTCGAATGTTACGCCGGACAACTCAATCAGGTGTTAATGAATATTCTGGTAAATGCCATTGATGCTTTGGAAGAATCCTTTGTCAGTAAACAACTGAGCACTAACAAACCGCAAATTATTATTTCTACAGAACTAACTGCCGACAACCAAGTAATTATTCGCATTGCTGATAACGGTTCTGGCATGACAACAACTGTGCAACAGCGCTTATTTGATCCCTTTTTCACTACTAAACCAGTGGGTAAAGGTACGGGGCTGGGCTTATCTATTAGCTATAAAATTATAACTGAAAAACATGGGGGAGAATTAAAATGTAATTCTGCTCCTGACCAGGGTACAGAATTTGTGATTATAATTCCTCTGCATCAATAA
- the tmk gene encoding dTMP kinase gives MSGKLIVFEGVEGCGKTTQMQLCAEWLQSLGVSVVLTREPGGTELGLHLRRLLLSKSENTLIAEVTELLLYAADRSQHVEQELKPNLAGGKFILCDRYTDSTIAYQGYGRGLSMTIINQLNYIATGGLESDLTIWLDVDVEVGLARKLGGEVGLDRIEQEAIAFHRRVQQGYAELAASGSGQIVRVDGSLDKETVQQTIQGILGDRLLSSVR, from the coding sequence ATGAGTGGCAAATTGATTGTATTTGAAGGGGTGGAAGGCTGCGGCAAAACTACCCAGATGCAGCTTTGTGCTGAATGGCTGCAAAGCCTGGGTGTTTCTGTGGTTCTGACTCGTGAACCGGGGGGTACAGAGTTAGGTTTGCATCTTCGCCGCTTGTTACTGTCCAAGTCAGAGAACACACTAATTGCGGAGGTGACGGAACTGTTGTTGTATGCTGCTGACCGATCGCAACACGTTGAACAAGAACTCAAGCCTAATCTAGCCGGGGGGAAATTTATTTTGTGCGATCGCTATACTGACTCTACCATTGCCTACCAGGGTTATGGCAGGGGTTTGAGTATGACTATTATTAACCAGCTTAATTATATTGCTACTGGTGGTTTGGAAAGTGATTTAACTATCTGGCTAGATGTGGATGTCGAGGTGGGACTAGCCCGCAAACTTGGTGGTGAAGTTGGACTAGACCGGATTGAGCAAGAAGCGATCGCATTTCATCGCCGCGTTCAGCAAGGATATGCAGAGTTAGCCGCATCCGGGAGCGGGCAGATTGTGCGGGTAGATGGCAGCTTGGATAAAGAAACTGTTCAACAGACAATTCAGGGAATTTTGGGCGATCGCCTTCTATCTTCTGTGAGATAG
- a CDS encoding nitroreductase family protein — protein sequence MSAITQIQPLDVPSAIVQRRSIKTFKSDPIAPELLKQLVELTVAAPSSFNTQAWRIILVQDEAQKAALSAASWNQKQIVQAPVTFVFAADSSAGEQDLTPILEQGLQTGAWNEGTVGYFKNAVPQFQAGLGDKRREYAIKDAIIAATHLVLAAESLGLSTCFMNGWIEEQVKAVIGAEDNSDLAIAVLVPVGYAAEPRLNPGRLPFAYNVSVDTIGNPYQG from the coding sequence ATGAGTGCAATCACCCAAATTCAACCCCTAGATGTACCCAGCGCTATAGTTCAGCGTCGTTCAATCAAAACTTTCAAATCAGACCCCATAGCCCCAGAACTACTTAAGCAACTGGTAGAGTTGACTGTGGCTGCACCCAGTAGCTTTAATACCCAAGCTTGGCGGATCATTCTCGTTCAAGATGAGGCGCAAAAGGCAGCTTTATCAGCAGCATCTTGGAATCAAAAGCAAATTGTTCAAGCACCTGTTACCTTTGTCTTTGCCGCTGATAGCTCCGCAGGTGAACAAGATTTGACACCAATTTTAGAGCAAGGACTCCAAACCGGGGCATGGAATGAGGGCACAGTCGGCTACTTTAAAAACGCTGTTCCCCAGTTTCAAGCTGGGTTGGGAGATAAGCGGCGCGAATATGCGATTAAAGATGCGATTATTGCCGCTACCCATTTGGTTTTAGCAGCAGAAAGTTTGGGGTTATCCACCTGCTTTATGAATGGCTGGATTGAGGAGCAGGTGAAGGCTGTGATTGGGGCAGAGGATAATTCAGATTTAGCGATCGCTGTTTTAGTCCCTGTTGGTTATGCCGCAGAACCACGCTTGAATCCCGGCCGCTTGCCATTTGCCTACAACGTTTCTGTGGACACCATCGGCAACCCTTACCAGGGTTAG
- the trxA gene encoding thioredoxin, with product MSSITNVTEATFKQEVLESETPVLVDFWAPWCGPCRMLAVVVDEVANEYLGQVKVVKLNTDQNPTVASHYGIRSIPTLMVFKGGRQVDTVVGAVPKASLTKTLTQYI from the coding sequence ATGTCATCCATTACAAATGTCACAGAAGCCACATTCAAGCAAGAAGTTCTGGAAAGTGAAACTCCGGTCTTGGTTGACTTTTGGGCACCTTGGTGCGGCCCTTGTCGGATGTTGGCTGTAGTCGTCGATGAGGTTGCGAACGAGTACCTTGGACAGGTGAAAGTAGTGAAGCTGAATACAGATCAAAATCCTACCGTCGCCAGTCACTATGGAATTCGTAGCATTCCCACGCTGATGGTGTTTAAAGGGGGTCGGCAAGTGGATACTGTTGTGGGGGCAGTGCCCAAAGCTAGCTTAACCAAAACTTTAACACAGTATATTTAA
- a CDS encoding multicopper oxidase domain-containing protein has protein sequence MGKRLFSILCVFAATVILVITPVSASYAASLQIAQRGNDELIWRDTLLVRQGEPVNIRSRYTLFTGEFVLHCHILDHEDLGMMKFVKIEE, from the coding sequence ATGGGAAAACGCCTCTTCAGTATTCTCTGTGTATTTGCTGCGACGGTAATATTGGTAATTACACCAGTTTCTGCCTCTTATGCGGCTTCGTTACAAATTGCACAGCGTGGCAATGATGAGTTGATTTGGCGGGATACATTGCTGGTGAGACAGGGTGAACCTGTAAATATCCGCAGCCGTTATACGCTATTCACTGGCGAATTTGTGCTCCACTGTCACATCCTAGACCATGAGGATCTAGGAATGATGAAATTCGTCAAAATAGAGGAATAG
- a CDS encoding ArsR/SmtB family transcription factor, which yields MRFLYHPDRKDICLPGVLYALGDPVRLEIVRLLATKGEQCCAEFNFAIAKSTMSNHFKILRESGVVLTHKEGTQHINQLRCEDLEALFPGLLGAVLRSAQPLLVESSTVKKSVSQMW from the coding sequence ATGAGATTTTTATATCATCCAGATCGAAAAGACATTTGTTTACCGGGAGTGCTGTATGCCTTGGGAGACCCAGTGCGGCTAGAGATTGTGCGGTTGCTGGCGACTAAGGGAGAGCAATGTTGTGCTGAGTTTAATTTTGCCATTGCTAAATCTACCATGTCTAACCACTTTAAGATTTTGCGGGAGTCGGGGGTAGTCTTGACTCACAAAGAAGGCACACAGCACATCAATCAGTTGCGATGTGAAGATTTAGAGGCGCTGTTTCCGGGGTTGCTGGGTGCAGTGTTGCGATCGGCTCAACCATTGCTGGTTGAATCTTCAACGGTGAAAAAAAGTGTTTCCCAGATGTGGTGA
- a CDS encoding alkene reductase — protein sequence MNTEINLFSPYQLGDLELPNRIVMAPLTRQRAAAGNVPHQLNATYYAQRATAGLIISEATQISPQGLGYPDTPGIYSSAQVAGWRLVTDAVHQQGGRIFLQLWHVGRISHPDLQPDGALPVAPSAIAPKGQALTYQGYKPFVTPRALETSEIPGIVEQYRQGAANALAAGFDGVEIHAANGYLIDQFLRDGTNQRTDKYGGAIENRTRLLLEVTEAVTGVWDSQRVGVRLAPSGTFNDMHDSHPLETFGYAAQALNQFDLAYLHIVEGLEGDIRHGATLVPTSHLRQKFTGGLIVCGGYTRERGDAVLANKAADLVAFGIPYIANPDLPQRFALNAPLNQPNQTTFYGGNGRGEEGYTDYPFWSVTSEPVVSQ from the coding sequence ATGAATACCGAGATTAACTTATTCTCTCCCTACCAGTTAGGTGACTTAGAACTGCCTAATCGGATAGTCATGGCACCCTTAACCCGACAAAGAGCAGCAGCGGGAAACGTTCCGCACCAACTCAACGCCACTTACTACGCCCAACGCGCTACCGCTGGACTGATTATTTCAGAAGCGACTCAGATTTCTCCTCAAGGACTGGGCTATCCAGATACACCAGGAATTTATTCATCAGCACAGGTAGCAGGTTGGCGGTTGGTGACAGATGCCGTGCATCAACAAGGAGGGAGAATTTTTCTGCAACTATGGCACGTAGGCAGAATTTCCCACCCAGACTTACAACCAGATGGGGCATTACCTGTGGCACCTTCAGCCATTGCACCTAAAGGTCAGGCGTTAACATATCAGGGTTATAAACCCTTTGTCACGCCCCGTGCCTTGGAAACCTCAGAAATTCCAGGAATTGTGGAACAGTACCGTCAAGGTGCTGCCAATGCCCTAGCGGCTGGGTTTGATGGGGTAGAAATTCATGCAGCCAATGGTTATCTAATTGACCAATTTCTCCGAGATGGCACAAATCAACGCACCGATAAATATGGGGGCGCGATTGAAAATCGGACAAGATTGTTGTTAGAGGTGACAGAGGCGGTAACTGGTGTGTGGGATTCTCAACGGGTGGGGGTACGTCTTGCACCCAGTGGGACATTTAACGATATGCATGATTCTCATCCCCTAGAAACCTTTGGTTATGCGGCTCAAGCGCTGAACCAGTTTGATTTAGCATATCTGCATATTGTTGAGGGGCTAGAAGGAGACATCAGACATGGTGCAACACTTGTGCCTACCAGTCATTTGCGGCAAAAGTTTACAGGTGGTCTGATAGTCTGTGGTGGTTATACCCGTGAAAGAGGTGATGCCGTATTAGCAAACAAAGCAGCAGATTTAGTTGCCTTTGGCATCCCATATATAGCCAATCCTGATTTACCTCAACGGTTCGCTCTAAATGCACCGCTGAATCAGCCAAATCAAACAACCTTTTATGGTGGTAATGGTAGGGGTGAAGAAGGATATACAGATTATCCCTTTTGGTCGGTTACTAGCGAGCCAGTAGTTAGTCAGTAG
- a CDS encoding alpha/beta fold hydrolase gives MPKLQVNDIDLFYDIKGIGEPLLLIAGFSCDHFYWSQFIPSLTKQYQVIRLDNRGIGRSSAPDSPYTIQQMAKDAAALLEHIGINKVHVIGHSMGGQIAQELVFAHPEKIQSLILISTLAKGDALFNSVVETWGNLLDKVDLKLFEQLILPWIFTPEFYSIPGMIEQLIEWAINYPAPPTAHGLYHQSRAIINSDTSDRLSDIHCPTLVLVGRQDILTPVKFSQQLAQNIPNAELVVLDSGGHGFLIESPAAVAKIMLNFLDKLTPANSDRLSSPALTINI, from the coding sequence ATGCCGAAGCTTCAGGTTAACGATATTGACTTGTTCTACGACATTAAGGGAATAGGCGAACCTTTACTATTAATAGCGGGGTTCTCTTGCGATCATTTTTATTGGTCGCAGTTTATCCCATCCCTCACCAAGCAATATCAGGTGATTCGCTTAGACAATCGAGGCATAGGGCGCAGTTCTGCTCCTGATAGCCCCTATACTATCCAGCAAATGGCAAAGGATGCCGCAGCATTACTTGAGCATATCGGAATTAACAAGGTACATGTCATAGGTCATTCAATGGGCGGTCAAATTGCCCAAGAGTTAGTATTTGCACATCCCGAAAAAATTCAAAGTCTCATTTTAATTTCTACTTTGGCAAAGGGTGATGCATTATTTAATAGTGTCGTCGAGACTTGGGGCAACCTCCTTGATAAAGTAGACTTGAAGCTATTTGAACAACTGATATTACCCTGGATTTTTACCCCAGAGTTCTACTCGATTCCGGGGATGATAGAACAGCTGATCGAATGGGCGATTAATTACCCCGCACCACCGACGGCTCATGGACTCTATCATCAGAGCCGAGCTATTATTAACAGTGACACAAGCGATCGCCTGTCAGATATTCATTGTCCTACCCTCGTTTTAGTCGGTAGACAGGATATTCTCACCCCAGTGAAGTTTTCTCAACAACTGGCTCAAAACATTCCCAATGCTGAACTTGTGGTGCTTGACAGTGGCGGGCATGGTTTTTTGATTGAGTCGCCGGCGGCTGTGGCTAAAATTATGCTCAACTTTCTAGACAAGTTGACGCCAGCTAACAGTGATCGTTTGTCTTCTCCTGCTCTAACTATAAACATCTAG
- a CDS encoding glutathione S-transferase N-terminal domain-containing protein: protein MIELYYWATPNGHKITIFLEEAGLPYKIIPVNIGAGDQFKPEFLKISPNNRIPAIVDNEPATGGAPISVFESGAILLYLAEKTGKFIPQDLPGRVEVLQWLFWQIGGLGPMAGQNHHFNQYAPEKIEYAINRYVKETGRLYAVLNKRLADREFVAGDYSIADMAIYPWIAPYERQNQKLEDFPALQHWFEAIKVRPATIRAYDQAEALKNQALDLEKSRDVLFNQSANTIQR from the coding sequence ATGATTGAACTTTACTATTGGGCAACCCCCAACGGTCATAAAATCACGATTTTCTTAGAAGAAGCGGGACTGCCTTACAAGATAATTCCGGTAAATATCGGTGCTGGCGACCAATTTAAGCCCGAATTTCTGAAAATTTCTCCCAATAATCGCATCCCGGCAATCGTGGACAACGAACCAGCAACCGGAGGTGCGCCAATTTCTGTATTTGAGTCTGGGGCAATCTTGCTATATTTAGCCGAAAAAACCGGGAAATTCATCCCCCAAGACTTGCCTGGACGAGTTGAAGTCCTCCAGTGGTTATTTTGGCAAATAGGAGGGTTGGGGCCAATGGCGGGGCAAAACCACCACTTTAACCAATACGCTCCCGAAAAAATTGAGTATGCCATTAACCGCTATGTGAAGGAGACAGGACGTTTATATGCAGTGCTGAATAAACGACTGGCAGATAGAGAGTTTGTAGCTGGCGATTATTCCATTGCAGATATGGCAATTTATCCTTGGATTGCGCCTTATGAGCGCCAAAACCAAAAGCTAGAAGATTTTCCGGCGTTGCAGCACTGGTTTGAGGCAATTAAAGTCCGTCCGGCAACAATTCGCGCCTACGATCAGGCAGAAGCCTTGAAAAATCAGGCTCTTGATCTCGAAAAGTCGCGAGATGTGTTATTTAACCAATCGGCGAACACTATCCAGCGTTGA
- a CDS encoding SDR family NAD(P)-dependent oxidoreductase, translated as MDLKLDGKSALVSGSTAGIGFAVAQALAQEGVSTIINGRTEARVAEAIASGAAKPNAKIQQTTPTAKVSGVVADLATIEGVEQLFQQVPHIDILINNLGIYEPKAFLDITDEDWLNIFEVNVLSGIRLSRQYLPKMPKWVKTEALVQQKLRLSFSRPCDQLP; from the coding sequence ATGGACTTGAAATTAGATGGTAAATCTGCGCTAGTGAGTGGTTCAACCGCAGGCATTGGTTTTGCGGTTGCCCAAGCACTAGCCCAAGAGGGTGTATCAACAATTATCAACGGTCGGACTGAAGCAAGAGTAGCCGAAGCGATCGCCTCCGGCGCGGCAAAGCCGAACGCCAAAATTCAGCAAACTACTCCCACAGCGAAAGTTTCCGGTGTCGTTGCTGATCTCGCAACAATTGAAGGAGTAGAGCAACTTTTTCAACAAGTACCTCACATCGATATCCTAATTAACAATTTGGGTATTTACGAACCCAAAGCGTTTCTTGATATTACCGATGAGGACTGGTTAAATATATTTGAAGTTAACGTACTCAGTGGCATTCGCTTGAGTCGGCAATATCTGCCCAAGATGCCAAAATGGGTCAAGACCGAGGCATTAGTCCAGCAGAAGTTGAGGCTGAGTTTTTCCAGACCCTGCGACCAACTTCCTTAA
- a CDS encoding sensor histidine kinase has translation MIIDKPKKSRNLFKTWQSQTQRQMRYLATSHFASKPNLTTSLILISTTLAIGIIGITSYQVVRSLILQQLQEKALLQVRQGTDELDQWLATRSSTIQTLANTNIVSSLNWQEIEPYLQSELKRINGFFIFGLTYPDGSFYTTESINTKKNNKDRDYIQKALAGQVNISAPFIGRTTGIPAIAIAAPISQADGSVNAPIGVLFGSLKVDLVSKVVSRLRYGNNSYAFALNSKGQAIIHPNPALMSTIEKPAPSFLESTDPGLAASARRMVSKEPGIELISIDGTNKYVAHIPLKQTDWSVALVIPRENIESQLGALNLLASILGGLLLIAAIVAWRQIQLSEQAKIQVTLLSQQQKTLQQQSHELVQTLQELQKTQSQLIQREKMSSLGQLVAGVAHEINNPVSFIYSNITPAYEYTQDLFRLLQLYQQYYPHPAPEIQNEVEAIELNFLMQDLPNLLDSMKVGADRIKDIVLSLRNFSRLDEADMKAVNIHEGIDSTLMILESRLKDTTKHPTITVTKEYNDLPLVECYAGELNQVFMNILVNAIDALENANESWFVGDGQDNSHDQLPTIFIYTKLTANQQVIIGIANNGPSIPETVQQRLFEPFFTTKPVGKGTGLGLSISYQIITEKHQGKLQCISSPGKGAEFVLVIPLKQQKQQTA, from the coding sequence ATGATAATAGATAAACCTAAAAAATCCCGAAACTTATTCAAGACTTGGCAAAGTCAAACTCAGCGGCAAATGAGATATCTAGCGACAAGCCACTTTGCATCCAAGCCTAATTTGACCACATCATTGATTTTGATTAGCACTACCTTAGCCATAGGTATCATTGGCATTACTAGTTACCAAGTAGTCAGGAGTTTAATTCTGCAACAACTTCAGGAAAAAGCACTGCTTCAAGTTCGTCAAGGAACTGATGAACTTGATCAATGGTTGGCAACTCGCTCTAGTACAATCCAAACTCTAGCCAATACAAATATAGTAAGTTCTCTTAATTGGCAAGAGATAGAACCATATTTGCAGTCAGAACTTAAACGTATTAATGGATTTTTTATTTTTGGGTTAACCTACCCTGACGGTTCTTTTTACACGACTGAATCAATTAACACTAAGAAAAATAATAAAGATCGGGATTACATCCAAAAAGCATTGGCAGGACAAGTCAACATTTCCGCTCCCTTTATTGGTCGTACTACTGGAATTCCGGCGATCGCGATCGCCGCGCCGATTAGTCAAGCTGATGGCAGTGTCAACGCCCCTATTGGAGTATTATTTGGTAGCTTAAAGGTAGATCTCGTCTCTAAGGTAGTCAGTAGATTGCGCTATGGCAATAACAGTTATGCCTTTGCACTCAACTCCAAAGGGCAGGCTATTATTCATCCCAATCCAGCGTTGATGTCGACGATAGAAAAACCTGCTCCCAGTTTTCTAGAGTCAACTGATCCTGGCCTAGCAGCGAGCGCTCGTCGGATGGTGAGTAAAGAGCCAGGAATTGAACTCATTTCTATTGACGGTACGAACAAGTATGTTGCCCATATCCCCCTCAAACAAACGGATTGGTCAGTAGCTCTAGTCATACCGCGGGAAAATATCGAATCTCAACTGGGAGCGCTCAACTTACTCGCTTCTATATTAGGTGGACTGCTTCTGATTGCAGCAATTGTAGCTTGGCGGCAAATACAATTATCTGAACAAGCAAAAATACAAGTTACACTACTGAGTCAACAACAGAAGACACTGCAACAGCAATCGCATGAACTAGTGCAAACCTTGCAGGAATTACAAAAAACTCAAAGTCAGTTAATTCAGAGAGAAAAAATGTCCAGTTTGGGACAGTTGGTCGCGGGGGTAGCCCATGAAATCAATAACCCAGTCAGCTTCATTTACAGCAATATTACCCCTGCCTATGAATATACACAAGATTTATTCAGGTTACTGCAACTTTACCAACAGTACTATCCTCACCCAGCACCAGAAATTCAAAATGAAGTAGAAGCAATTGAATTGAATTTCTTGATGCAAGACTTGCCGAATTTGCTGGATTCGATGAAAGTGGGTGCTGACAGAATTAAAGATATTGTCTTATCTCTGCGAAACTTTTCCCGCTTAGATGAAGCAGATATGAAAGCGGTAAATATTCACGAAGGCATCGATAGTACGCTGATGATTCTAGAAAGTCGCCTCAAGGATACAACTAAACATCCAACAATTACAGTTACAAAAGAATATAATGATCTGCCGCTGGTGGAATGTTACGCCGGAGAACTAAATCAGGTATTTATGAATATTCTGGTAAATGCTATTGATGCTTTAGAAAATGCTAATGAATCATGGTTTGTGGGTGATGGGCAAGATAATTCCCATGACCAATTACCAACAATTTTCATTTATACTAAATTGACTGCCAACCAGCAAGTAATTATTGGCATTGCTAATAATGGCCCTAGTATTCCTGAAACTGTGCAACAGCGATTATTTGAACCCTTCTTTACAACTAAACCAGTGGGTAAAGGTACAGGATTGGGCTTATCTATAAGTTACCAAATTATTACTGAAAAACATCAGGGTAAATTGCAGTGTATTTCCTCTCCTGGTAAGGGTGCAGAATTTGTCCTGGTAATTCCTCTCAAACAACAAAAGCAGCAAACTGCCTAA
- a CDS encoding SDR family oxidoreductase codes for MGQDRGISPAEVEAEFFQTLRPTSLIKRFATNEEVAAMVVYLSSALASATNGAAVRVDGGVVRSII; via the coding sequence ATGGGTCAAGACCGAGGCATTAGTCCAGCAGAAGTTGAGGCTGAGTTTTTCCAGACCCTGCGACCAACTTCCTTAATCAAACGCTTTGCAACTAACGAAGAAGTAGCAGCAATGGTTGTTTACCTTTCCAGTGCTCTAGCTTCAGCAACTAATGGCGCAGCTGTGCGAGTTGATGGTGGCGTTGTAAGATCAATTATTTAG